A single region of the Marinilabiliales bacterium genome encodes:
- a CDS encoding anti-sigma regulatory factor, translating to MHFEYEIEGGNFSRAGYASSEVKKKLRQLNVDLKIIKRVVVALYEAEVNVVAHAWSGIMRVDIDRDRISLEIDDKGPGIPDIERAMEEGFSTASPEVREMGFGAGMGLPNIKKNVDKLEITSEVGKGTRVVMVTYL from the coding sequence ATGCACTTTGAATATGAAATAGAAGGAGGTAACTTTTCAAGGGCTGGTTACGCTTCGAGCGAAGTAAAGAAAAAGCTCCGGCAGCTTAATGTTGACCTGAAAATTATAAAGAGGGTTGTCGTGGCTCTTTATGAGGCGGAGGTAAATGTTGTGGCGCATGCCTGGAGCGGTATTATGAGGGTGGATATAGACCGTGACAGGATAAGCCTTGAAATAGATGACAAGGGCCCCGGCATACCCGATATTGAAAGGGCAATGGAGGAAGGTTTTTCCACTGCCTCTCCTGAAGTGAGGGAGATGGGCTTCGGAGCAGGTATGGGCTTGCCGAATATAAAGAAGAATGTTGACAAGCTCGAAATTACCAGTGAGGTTGGAAAGGGAACAAGAGTAGTAATGGTAACATATTTATAA